In Mycobacterium sp. 050128, one genomic interval encodes:
- a CDS encoding SDR family NAD(P)-dependent oxidoreductase: MPEGPLTGKVVLVTGGGRGIGRAHGLELAKQGAAVVVNDPGVGRDGSSGDGEGPAADVVAEIEASGGKAVAHTGSVSAWDDVADMISTAVDTFGCLTGVVNNAGILRDSMVAASSEADWDAVIAVHLKGTFAVTRHACEYWRAQFKAGNPIDAHIVNTVSGAGLWGNVGQSAYGAAKAAIANLTVVTAMEAQRYGVAVNAISPLARSRMTAEVFGGRADDPALDPARSSAVVAWLQSAQSSWLTGQILRINGDKLTRIEGFTEAPGAYHAKDGAGLVFSEIGQAVSWLYGTSPRGLAGPLPTA; this comes from the coding sequence ATGCCTGAAGGTCCGCTGACCGGCAAGGTCGTTTTGGTGACGGGCGGCGGCCGGGGAATCGGCCGAGCCCACGGCCTCGAGTTGGCCAAGCAGGGCGCAGCCGTCGTCGTGAACGATCCAGGCGTCGGCCGGGACGGCTCTAGCGGTGACGGGGAAGGGCCCGCGGCGGACGTCGTCGCCGAGATCGAGGCGTCCGGCGGCAAGGCCGTCGCCCACACGGGTTCGGTGTCGGCGTGGGACGACGTCGCCGACATGATCTCCACCGCCGTCGACACTTTCGGTTGCCTGACCGGCGTGGTGAACAATGCGGGCATCCTGCGTGATTCCATGGTGGCCGCCTCCAGCGAGGCCGATTGGGACGCCGTCATCGCCGTACATCTCAAAGGCACCTTCGCGGTCACCCGACATGCCTGCGAATACTGGCGTGCTCAGTTCAAGGCAGGCAACCCGATCGATGCCCACATCGTCAACACGGTTTCCGGCGCGGGGTTGTGGGGCAATGTCGGGCAGAGTGCCTATGGCGCGGCCAAGGCCGCGATCGCCAACCTGACGGTCGTTACCGCGATGGAGGCGCAGCGTTACGGTGTTGCGGTCAACGCGATTTCCCCGCTGGCGAGGTCGCGGATGACGGCCGAGGTGTTCGGAGGCCGTGCCGACGACCCCGCGCTGGATCCCGCCCGTAGCTCCGCCGTGGTCGCCTGGCTGCAGTCCGCGCAGTCGTCCTGGCTGACCGGGCAGATCCTGCGCATCAACGGCGACAAGCTGACCCGCATCGAGGGCTTTACCGAAGCGCCGGGCGCTTACCACGCCAAAGATGGTGCAGGTCTGGTCTTTTCAGAGATCGGGCAGGCTGTCAGCTGGCTTTATGGGACCTCGCCCCGCGGATTGGCCGGGCCGCTGCCGACGGCCTGA
- a CDS encoding acyl-CoA dehydrogenase family protein, giving the protein MPASPEVTTELNDVDALRAEIRSFLHSAPRPAGLRNYGPTPTADDVGPGRIWHRYLADHGYACLHWPREFGGAAATVAYQAVFAEECARAGVPRQLNITGADLVGPVLIKFGSQEQKDRYLEPIRLGDDVWCQLFSEPGAGSDLAGVRTRAERTTSGWRIDGQKVWSSAAASARFGLLLARTGPEKHRDLSMFVVPMDISGVTVRPLTQMDGESKFNEVFFDGAELDDDALIGDVGQGWTVAMVTLGRERLTLGSQAVSMFRLHERMVDAARDRGLLDPVLSQSMTRLWARMWLLRYTWQRAIDSGDLTSPAFSVLKLMTSETDQDLGDMATEVLGTDACTDPADDGLVHHMLVGRAQTILGGTSEIQRNILGERVLGLPKEPR; this is encoded by the coding sequence CTGCCGGCTTCGCCGGAAGTCACGACAGAGCTCAACGACGTCGACGCCCTACGCGCGGAGATCCGCTCGTTTCTGCACAGCGCACCGAGGCCGGCCGGTCTGCGGAACTACGGGCCCACGCCCACCGCGGATGATGTTGGGCCCGGCCGGATCTGGCACCGCTACCTGGCCGACCACGGCTACGCGTGTCTGCACTGGCCGCGCGAGTTCGGCGGTGCCGCAGCGACGGTGGCCTACCAGGCTGTGTTCGCCGAGGAGTGCGCGCGCGCCGGCGTGCCCCGCCAGCTCAACATCACCGGCGCCGACCTGGTCGGTCCGGTGCTGATCAAGTTCGGCAGCCAGGAACAGAAGGACCGCTACCTGGAGCCGATCCGGTTGGGCGACGACGTCTGGTGTCAGTTGTTCTCCGAACCCGGCGCCGGATCCGACCTCGCCGGCGTTCGCACCCGGGCCGAACGCACCACGTCCGGTTGGCGGATCGATGGCCAGAAGGTGTGGAGTTCGGCAGCCGCCTCGGCCCGATTCGGGCTGCTCCTCGCCCGCACGGGTCCAGAAAAGCACCGTGACTTGTCGATGTTCGTTGTGCCCATGGATATCTCGGGGGTAACGGTCCGCCCGCTGACGCAGATGGACGGTGAGAGCAAGTTCAACGAGGTCTTCTTCGACGGCGCCGAACTCGACGACGACGCCCTGATCGGTGACGTCGGTCAGGGCTGGACCGTGGCGATGGTCACGCTGGGGCGTGAGCGCCTGACATTGGGTTCGCAAGCGGTCTCGATGTTCCGCCTACACGAACGCATGGTCGACGCTGCCCGGGACCGCGGCCTGCTCGACCCGGTGCTGTCGCAGTCGATGACCCGACTGTGGGCCCGAATGTGGTTGCTGCGCTATACCTGGCAGCGCGCCATCGACTCCGGCGACCTCACGTCGCCGGCCTTCTCGGTGCTGAAGTTGATGACCTCGGAAACCGATCAGGACCTCGGGGACATGGCCACCGAAGTGCTGGGCACCGACGCGTGCACCGACCCCGCGGACGACGGGCTGGTGCATCACATGCTGGTCGGGCGGGCGCAGACGATCCTGGGCGGCACCAGCGAGATTCAACGCAACATCCTCGGTGAGCGGGTGCTCGGGCTTCCCAAAGAGCCTCGATGA
- a CDS encoding acetyl-CoA hydrolase/transferase C-terminal domain-containing protein, producing the protein MTTGLTAVTRSGFTAALRAAVRPGATVALGDGVGALRCLDDGGSVGAALSAAAGEVGSVRLVLGWLPAPIDGLDADAFAEVVALMPGWGVRDLLRSSKVRFLPTRLAAIPALLTDVLRPQVLLTRLVRRDGSLQFGTEVSWQRAVMGTGARTLAVIDTSAPAADAGPALDPSSVEVLGTVASGPVRTPQRDPEPIHDALADAVLRLIPNGARIQYGPGQLGTALLRRAQVPLHIDTGLLTDAVVDLDKRGLLAGTPSATYLLGSDALYDWADGRRILRGLDYSHDLTRLSRGSPLVAVNTAIEIDPYGQINVEGLGDKVVGGIGGHPDYCAAARMSRGGLSIIAVPTQVNGRSPLVEQLSRPASTPAHDVDVIVTESGYVDLRSADWSQRRQLITELFSK; encoded by the coding sequence ATGACAACGGGTTTGACCGCTGTGACCAGGTCCGGCTTCACCGCCGCGCTGCGCGCTGCGGTGCGCCCCGGAGCGACGGTTGCCCTCGGCGACGGAGTGGGCGCACTGCGCTGCCTCGACGACGGCGGGTCGGTTGGCGCGGCGCTGAGCGCCGCCGCCGGCGAGGTCGGCTCGGTGCGCCTGGTACTGGGCTGGCTGCCCGCCCCGATCGACGGCCTCGACGCAGACGCGTTCGCCGAAGTCGTTGCGTTGATGCCCGGTTGGGGCGTGCGCGACCTGTTGCGCAGCTCGAAGGTGCGATTCCTGCCGACGCGGCTGGCCGCGATTCCCGCGCTGCTGACCGACGTGTTGCGGCCTCAGGTGCTGCTCACCCGGCTGGTACGGCGAGATGGCTCGCTGCAGTTCGGCACCGAGGTATCCTGGCAACGCGCGGTAATGGGCACCGGCGCAAGGACTCTCGCGGTCATCGACACCTCGGCTCCCGCGGCGGATGCCGGGCCCGCACTCGATCCGTCGAGCGTGGAGGTGCTCGGCACGGTCGCGAGCGGACCGGTGCGAACACCGCAGCGCGATCCCGAGCCGATTCACGACGCCCTGGCCGACGCGGTACTGCGGCTGATCCCGAACGGCGCGCGAATCCAATACGGCCCAGGGCAACTCGGTACCGCCCTACTGCGGCGCGCACAGGTGCCGTTGCATATCGACACCGGGTTACTCACCGACGCCGTCGTCGACCTCGACAAGCGCGGCCTGCTGGCGGGCACCCCGTCGGCGACGTATCTCCTGGGCAGCGACGCGCTCTACGACTGGGCTGACGGGCGCCGGATCCTGCGCGGCCTCGACTACAGCCACGACCTCACCCGGCTGTCGCGTGGGTCACCGCTGGTCGCAGTGAACACCGCCATCGAGATCGACCCATACGGGCAGATCAACGTCGAAGGCTTGGGCGACAAGGTAGTCGGTGGCATCGGCGGCCACCCTGACTATTGCGCCGCGGCGAGGATGAGCCGCGGCGGTCTGTCGATCATCGCCGTTCCGACTCAGGTGAACGGACGCTCACCGCTCGTCGAGCAGCTCAGCCGTCCCGCCTCCACGCCCGCCCATGACGTGGACGTTATCGTCACCGAGTCCGGATACGTCGACCTGCGCTCAGCAGACTGGTCGCAACGCCGGCAACTGATCACCGAATTGTTCTCGAAGTGA
- a CDS encoding SDR family NAD(P)-dependent oxidoreductase, whose translation MTGKGYVVVGGTAGMGLAAARALAREGASVVLVGRDADRGKNAVEEVVAAGAGSAQSLAFDVSQPGAAVAAVDEAVRILGQLDGIAITMGTAGMMPIDADDNAWDTAFHDVLLATTRSVQAALPHLAVNGGAIVTTAAYSARSPHEPRLPYASLKAAVATFTRGIARTHGKSGIRANSVAPGAVETDALHAIRGYVAESKGYPYDEALERALVEDFGFDAALGRPGQPDEIGALIAFLLSDICAFVTGQTIYADGGAP comes from the coding sequence ATGACGGGGAAGGGCTACGTCGTCGTCGGTGGCACAGCCGGCATGGGTCTGGCGGCAGCACGCGCGCTGGCTCGCGAGGGTGCGTCCGTCGTGCTGGTCGGTCGTGACGCCGACCGGGGCAAGAACGCGGTGGAAGAAGTCGTCGCCGCTGGCGCGGGATCGGCGCAGAGCTTGGCTTTCGACGTGAGCCAACCCGGCGCCGCGGTGGCCGCCGTCGACGAAGCGGTCCGGATACTCGGCCAACTCGACGGCATCGCCATCACGATGGGCACCGCCGGGATGATGCCCATCGACGCCGACGACAACGCCTGGGACACCGCGTTTCACGACGTCCTGCTGGCGACCACCCGCAGCGTGCAAGCCGCACTGCCGCACCTCGCGGTCAATGGGGGTGCCATCGTGACCACCGCCGCGTACTCGGCACGCTCACCGCACGAACCGCGACTGCCGTATGCGAGCCTCAAGGCGGCAGTTGCGACGTTCACCCGCGGCATCGCGCGCACGCACGGAAAATCGGGTATCCGGGCGAACAGCGTTGCCCCCGGTGCAGTGGAAACCGATGCGCTGCATGCCATCCGGGGATATGTCGCCGAAAGCAAGGGCTATCCCTACGACGAGGCCCTCGAGCGGGCGCTGGTGGAGGACTTCGGGTTCGACGCCGCGCTCGGTCGCCCCGGCCAGCCGGACGAGATCGGCGCGCTGATCGCCTTCCTGCTGTCGGATATCTGCGCGTTCGTCACCGGGCAGACTATCTACGCCGATGGCGGGGCGCCGTAA
- a CDS encoding aldehyde dehydrogenase family protein, with product MTASPVAAATVHFNPETRLFIDGRLRDSSTGKTVDNINPANEEVLGLATDAGAEDMEEAIAAARRAFDSTDWSTNREFRQRCLMQLHEALQEEKEDIRAELIAEVGATVGMTHIAQMGWPLADAIRWPAQLISTFQWERMLDQDAKMGVPYNRVVVKEPMGVVGAITPWNFPFEIISNKVGQILATGNTMVLKPAMETPWSALRWGRIIAEKTDIPAGVVNIVPASDNDIAQVLATDPRIDMVSFTGSTAVGKLIQRLSADTMKRNMLELGGKSAYLVLDDADMGTALPGCLGALMHSGQGCALATRMLVPHSHYDQAVEVASATFGSLAVGDPADPNTFCGPLVSAKQQARVLNHIEIAKREGGRVTTGGGVPDGLDRGYFVAPTVVADVAPDHTIFQEEVFGPVLSITPYDGGDDGAVELANNSTYGLAGGIMGSNERAMAVARRIRTGSLMINSGMYYGADAPFGGYKMSGIGRQNGIEGFEQHLQTKTIGYPL from the coding sequence ATGACGGCTTCACCGGTCGCCGCCGCAACTGTCCATTTCAATCCCGAGACCAGGCTTTTTATCGACGGTCGGCTGCGGGATTCGTCGACCGGTAAGACCGTCGACAACATCAATCCGGCCAACGAGGAAGTGCTCGGGCTCGCCACCGACGCCGGCGCCGAAGACATGGAGGAGGCCATTGCCGCTGCCCGGCGCGCCTTCGACAGCACCGACTGGTCCACCAACCGCGAGTTCCGTCAGCGCTGCCTGATGCAATTGCACGAGGCGCTGCAGGAAGAGAAGGAAGACATCCGCGCCGAGTTGATCGCCGAGGTCGGCGCGACGGTGGGGATGACCCACATCGCGCAGATGGGATGGCCGCTGGCCGACGCCATCCGGTGGCCGGCGCAGCTGATCTCGACCTTCCAGTGGGAGCGGATGTTGGACCAGGACGCCAAGATGGGCGTGCCCTACAACCGCGTGGTGGTCAAGGAGCCGATGGGTGTCGTCGGCGCCATCACGCCGTGGAACTTTCCGTTCGAGATCATCAGCAACAAGGTCGGCCAGATCCTGGCCACCGGGAACACGATGGTGCTCAAGCCGGCCATGGAGACGCCGTGGAGCGCGCTGCGGTGGGGCCGGATCATCGCCGAGAAGACCGACATCCCGGCCGGTGTGGTCAACATCGTTCCGGCATCGGACAACGACATCGCCCAGGTGCTTGCCACCGACCCGCGGATTGACATGGTCTCCTTCACCGGATCGACAGCGGTCGGCAAACTCATCCAGCGGCTCTCGGCCGACACCATGAAGCGCAACATGCTCGAGCTCGGTGGCAAGTCGGCGTACCTGGTGCTCGATGACGCCGACATGGGCACGGCGCTGCCCGGCTGTCTAGGCGCCCTGATGCACTCCGGGCAGGGGTGCGCGCTGGCCACGCGGATGCTGGTGCCGCACTCGCATTACGACCAGGCCGTCGAGGTCGCCTCCGCGACATTCGGCTCACTAGCCGTCGGCGATCCCGCGGACCCGAATACCTTCTGCGGGCCGCTGGTTTCGGCCAAGCAACAGGCCCGGGTGCTGAACCACATCGAGATAGCCAAGCGTGAAGGAGGCCGAGTCACCACCGGCGGCGGGGTCCCCGACGGCCTAGACCGCGGATATTTCGTGGCACCGACCGTCGTCGCCGACGTCGCTCCGGACCACACGATCTTCCAGGAGGAAGTGTTCGGGCCGGTCTTGTCCATCACCCCTTACGACGGCGGTGACGACGGCGCCGTCGAGCTGGCCAACAACTCCACCTACGGCCTGGCAGGCGGCATCATGGGCTCCAACGAGCGGGCCATGGCCGTCGCCCGCCGCATCCGCACCGGCTCACTGATGATCAACAGCGGCATGTACTACGGCGCCGACGCGCCCTTCGGCGGATACAAGATGAGCGGCATCGGCAGACAGAACGGCATCGAGGGCTTCGAGCAGCATCTACAGACCAAGACGATCGGATACCCCCTGTGA
- a CDS encoding VOC family protein — MGSEELAQRFLHVNLNCSSLEATEGLYVRQLGLSARMRTDPKVPTDGSILGIDGDETFCETSFLYDSRGARAGCALEAIEFHSPALKADPNSDPTRPGIRSTLLTVADLEATVAALRAAGITVGGPVDGLISGAKSVLALDPDGAVIELAEAPSDKPGAVFAGIRVAAIDAVATGEFLTAIGFTQVQAPSHVEVAGDQLAPGGSPTPVKCALSRYALAEDAHQFTLTVVEHPDTRDADPVPWGGNRQGLYRCALRVENTETAMSLVPDSVEVMGDPVWCPLPGTKIEGLYISFLRSPDGVVFEFVERPLSFFTR; from the coding sequence GTGGGTTCCGAGGAACTTGCGCAGCGCTTCCTGCACGTCAACCTCAATTGTTCCTCGCTGGAGGCCACCGAAGGCCTCTATGTCAGGCAGCTGGGGCTCTCGGCGCGAATGCGCACCGATCCCAAAGTTCCGACCGACGGCAGCATCCTTGGCATCGACGGCGACGAAACCTTCTGTGAGACTTCGTTTCTCTACGATTCACGAGGCGCCCGCGCCGGCTGTGCTTTGGAGGCCATCGAGTTTCACAGCCCGGCGCTGAAGGCCGACCCGAACAGCGACCCGACGCGCCCCGGCATCCGGTCGACGCTGCTGACCGTGGCCGATCTCGAGGCAACCGTCGCAGCGTTGCGCGCAGCCGGCATCACCGTGGGCGGGCCGGTCGACGGGCTGATCTCAGGCGCCAAGTCGGTTCTCGCACTTGATCCTGACGGCGCGGTCATCGAGCTCGCCGAAGCACCGAGCGACAAGCCGGGCGCGGTGTTCGCCGGCATCCGAGTCGCCGCCATCGACGCGGTGGCCACCGGGGAGTTCCTCACCGCGATCGGCTTCACTCAGGTGCAGGCGCCCTCACACGTCGAGGTGGCCGGCGACCAACTCGCTCCGGGCGGGTCACCCACTCCCGTCAAGTGCGCACTGTCGCGTTATGCACTCGCCGAGGACGCACATCAGTTCACCCTGACCGTCGTGGAACATCCCGACACCCGTGACGCGGATCCGGTGCCGTGGGGCGGAAATCGTCAGGGGTTGTACCGGTGCGCGCTGCGGGTGGAAAACACCGAGACCGCAATGTCTTTGGTCCCGGATTCCGTCGAGGTGATGGGTGATCCGGTGTGGTGCCCGTTGCCGGGGACGAAGATCGAGGGGCTGTACATCTCCTTCCTGCGCTCACCCGACGGAGTGGTATTCGAATTCGTCGAGCGGCCGCTGAGCTTCTTCACACGATGA
- a CDS encoding acyl-CoA dehydrogenase family protein: MSAPVDSALRSGRHPEYLSSVAAYREDFRRYLRDLETAEDWRAAAYTSAEDGLAHDAQVMARLYADGWNRYGWPEAAGGLGGNEIHRAVYYEELGHAMLPIPAQHWTLETLGPALLKFAPGLAAAYLPGYLSGAEWWGQSFSEPESGSDLASLRTRAVDDGAGGFVVNGQKIWTSQGPTATRLLALVRTGTPESRHRGLTMIMVDADAPGVTIRPIALASGRRELAEVFFDDVRVDGERVVGEVDGGWAVAMHLMQYERGMYGYAVLNKVLTELGRLREHMVTTGATDAQRQRFARVYVDVSAAQARTATTVRRLAAGDAVGADSSIDKLLFGRAEKEVNDLILEIERAHLIGGAGRGGAELDTARAEWWYSRAATVMGGTAEVQRGIIADHLLGLPKERR, from the coding sequence TTGTCCGCCCCTGTCGATAGCGCCCTGCGTAGCGGTCGCCACCCTGAATATTTGTCCAGCGTCGCGGCCTACCGCGAGGACTTCCGCCGCTACCTGCGCGATTTGGAGACGGCCGAGGACTGGCGCGCCGCCGCGTACACCAGCGCCGAGGACGGACTTGCGCACGACGCACAGGTGATGGCCAGGCTGTACGCCGACGGCTGGAACCGGTACGGCTGGCCGGAGGCCGCGGGTGGATTGGGCGGCAACGAGATTCACCGTGCGGTGTACTACGAGGAACTCGGCCACGCGATGCTGCCCATTCCGGCCCAACACTGGACGCTGGAGACGCTCGGGCCCGCGCTGTTGAAGTTCGCGCCCGGGCTTGCCGCGGCGTACCTCCCGGGATATCTCAGTGGCGCCGAGTGGTGGGGCCAGAGTTTCTCCGAACCCGAGTCGGGCAGCGACCTGGCCAGCCTGCGTACCCGCGCGGTCGACGACGGGGCCGGGGGATTCGTCGTCAACGGCCAGAAGATCTGGACCAGCCAAGGGCCCACCGCCACGCGCCTGTTGGCATTGGTCCGCACCGGAACCCCCGAGAGCCGGCACCGCGGGCTGACGATGATCATGGTCGACGCCGACGCACCGGGCGTCACCATTCGTCCGATCGCGCTGGCCAGCGGGCGCCGCGAACTGGCCGAGGTGTTCTTCGACGACGTCCGGGTCGACGGTGAGCGGGTCGTCGGCGAGGTCGACGGCGGCTGGGCCGTGGCGATGCACCTCATGCAGTACGAACGCGGCATGTACGGCTACGCGGTGCTGAACAAGGTGCTCACCGAATTGGGTCGATTGCGTGAGCACATGGTGACCACCGGCGCTACCGACGCGCAACGCCAGCGCTTCGCCAGGGTGTACGTCGACGTGTCGGCCGCCCAGGCGCGCACCGCCACCACCGTGCGCCGATTGGCCGCGGGCGACGCGGTCGGTGCCGATAGCAGCATCGACAAGCTGCTGTTCGGCCGCGCCGAGAAGGAGGTCAACGACCTCATCCTGGAAATCGAGCGGGCGCACCTGATCGGCGGCGCGGGCCGCGGCGGCGCGGAACTGGACACCGCGCGGGCCGAGTGGTGGTACTCGCGGGCCGCCACCGTGATGGGTGGCACCGCCGAAGTGCAGCGCGGCATCATCGCCGACCACCTGCTCGGGCTGCCCAAGGAGAGACGATGA
- a CDS encoding CaiB/BaiF CoA transferase family protein: MTDILSGIRVVELAAWTFVPAAGAVLADWGADVIKIEHPETGDPQRGLISSGIVTGAGGVNHFIEQPNRGKRSIGLDTSTPDGLELLMKLLETADVFVTNLLPDSRQRMGIDVEQVRARNPKIIYARGHGYGTRGDLASQGGFDLAAYWARGGIGDAYSAGDGTYPPIQRPAFGDSYGGLAIAGGIAAALVKRERTGEPSVVDVSLLNAAIWQLGPDIVGSGVTGQDIPKFNLDEMPNPVASIYKTRDNRFIAFVLLQADRFWADFCTRLGRTDLIADERFANAAMRFGNRKECIGELRSAFESQDLSHWEKAFAGFDGVWDVMRTAHEVHSDPQVIANGYLPKVADANDNKFALAASPVQFDETPLDLTCAPGHGEHTDALLAELGFSEDEIIEFKINSVVL, translated from the coding sequence GTGACCGACATCCTCAGCGGAATACGCGTCGTTGAGCTGGCGGCGTGGACGTTCGTTCCGGCCGCCGGCGCCGTGCTCGCCGACTGGGGCGCCGACGTCATCAAGATCGAGCACCCCGAGACCGGCGACCCGCAGCGGGGCCTGATCAGCTCCGGGATCGTCACCGGCGCAGGGGGAGTGAACCACTTCATCGAGCAGCCCAACCGCGGCAAGCGCAGCATTGGGCTGGACACCTCGACCCCGGACGGGCTCGAGCTGCTGATGAAGCTGCTCGAAACCGCCGACGTCTTTGTCACGAATCTGCTGCCGGATTCGCGCCAGCGGATGGGGATCGACGTCGAGCAGGTGCGGGCGCGCAACCCCAAGATCATCTATGCCCGCGGCCACGGCTACGGCACCCGTGGCGACCTCGCCTCGCAGGGCGGCTTCGACCTGGCCGCCTATTGGGCGCGCGGAGGCATCGGGGATGCGTATTCGGCCGGCGACGGCACCTACCCGCCGATTCAGCGACCGGCGTTCGGCGACTCCTACGGCGGGCTGGCGATCGCAGGCGGAATCGCCGCGGCCCTGGTGAAGCGCGAGCGCACTGGCGAACCGTCGGTCGTCGATGTGTCGCTGCTCAACGCCGCGATCTGGCAGTTGGGCCCGGACATCGTCGGATCAGGTGTCACCGGTCAGGACATCCCGAAGTTCAACCTGGACGAGATGCCCAACCCGGTGGCCAGCATCTATAAGACCCGCGACAACCGGTTCATCGCCTTCGTGCTGCTGCAAGCCGACCGCTTCTGGGCGGACTTCTGCACCCGGCTGGGCCGCACCGACCTGATCGCCGACGAGCGGTTCGCCAACGCGGCCATGCGGTTCGGCAACCGCAAGGAGTGCATTGGTGAGTTGCGCAGCGCCTTTGAGTCCCAGGATCTTTCACACTGGGAGAAGGCATTCGCCGGTTTCGACGGCGTCTGGGACGTCATGCGCACCGCGCACGAGGTGCACAGCGATCCGCAGGTGATCGCCAACGGGTACCTGCCCAAGGTCGCCGATGCCAACGACAACAAGTTCGCGCTGGCGGCCAGCCCGGTGCAGTTCGACGAGACACCTCTGGACCTCACGTGTGCGCCGGGCCACGGTGAGCACACCGACGCGCTACTCGCCGAACTCGGGTTCAGTGAGGACGAAATCATCGAGTTCAAGATCAATTCGGTTGTGCTGTAG
- a CDS encoding class I adenylate-forming enzyme family protein — translation MTAGTIAGLLDECAASRPGRPLLRDVDGETLTISQVAALASAAAGWLADAGVRPGMTVAWQLPSHVNAAVVMLALARMPVTQAPVLHLYRCREVCAAVDVARADILVVDESTAANAAPGLPTITVPADLVRRLQTSPPAGAEYEAPHRAAEPRWVYFTSGTTGRPKAVRHTDGTLLSAARGFVAHLGMGSHPREVGTIAFPIAHIGGMVYLATALFGDFPVVLIPKVSAADLPRVLAEHQVTVTGASTAFYQMLLAAQMAAPTTELLMPSLRMLIGGGAACPPEVHRQVREHLRVPVVHAYGMTEAPMICVSEATDTDEQLANSAGRPIPGSQVRIAASGEIELRGDNLTPGYLQRDQWADALTADGWFRSGDRGHLRPDGRIVVTGRTKDLIIRKGENVAPDEIENELLAHPLVDEIAVLGQPDELRGELVCAVVRRSPRHRDVTLDELCTFLDQRGLMKQKWPERLVLVDEFPLTGLGKVAKSELARQIAGGTR, via the coding sequence GTGACGGCTGGCACCATCGCCGGGCTGCTGGATGAGTGCGCCGCCAGCCGACCGGGTCGTCCGCTGCTGCGCGACGTCGACGGCGAGACGCTCACCATCTCGCAGGTAGCCGCGCTCGCGTCGGCCGCCGCGGGATGGTTGGCAGATGCCGGCGTGCGCCCCGGCATGACGGTCGCCTGGCAGCTGCCCTCACACGTCAACGCCGCGGTGGTGATGCTGGCGCTGGCCCGCATGCCCGTTACGCAGGCCCCGGTATTGCACCTCTATCGGTGCCGCGAGGTTTGCGCGGCGGTCGACGTCGCACGCGCGGACATCCTGGTGGTCGACGAGTCGACGGCCGCCAATGCTGCACCTGGGCTACCGACAATCACGGTCCCTGCCGACTTGGTGCGCCGGCTCCAGACGTCGCCGCCCGCAGGCGCCGAGTACGAAGCTCCCCACCGCGCAGCGGAGCCGCGCTGGGTGTACTTCACGTCGGGCACCACTGGGCGCCCGAAAGCCGTGCGCCACACCGACGGCACGTTGCTCAGCGCGGCCCGTGGCTTTGTCGCTCATCTCGGTATGGGCAGTCATCCGCGGGAAGTCGGCACCATCGCGTTCCCCATCGCCCATATCGGCGGCATGGTCTACCTCGCCACCGCTCTGTTCGGCGACTTTCCGGTGGTGCTCATCCCCAAGGTTTCCGCGGCCGACCTGCCCCGGGTGCTCGCCGAGCACCAGGTGACGGTGACTGGAGCGAGCACCGCGTTCTACCAGATGCTGCTGGCCGCCCAAATGGCCGCGCCGACAACCGAATTGCTAATGCCGTCGCTGCGGATGCTGATCGGTGGGGGTGCCGCGTGTCCGCCCGAGGTGCACAGACAGGTGCGTGAACACCTACGCGTTCCGGTCGTGCATGCCTACGGAATGACCGAGGCGCCGATGATCTGCGTCAGCGAGGCCACCGACACCGACGAACAACTGGCGAACAGCGCGGGCCGGCCCATCCCCGGATCACAGGTACGGATCGCAGCGAGCGGCGAGATCGAGCTGCGCGGCGACAACCTGACACCGGGATATTTGCAGCGCGACCAGTGGGCCGACGCGCTCACCGCGGACGGTTGGTTCCGCAGCGGCGACCGGGGCCACCTTCGCCCGGACGGCCGCATCGTGGTCACCGGTCGCACCAAGGATCTGATCATTCGCAAGGGCGAGAACGTCGCCCCTGACGAGATCGAAAACGAACTGCTGGCCCACCCCCTGGTCGACGAAATCGCCGTGCTCGGCCAGCCCGACGAACTGCGCGGCGAGCTGGTGTGCGCGGTCGTGCGTCGTTCGCCACGCCATCGCGACGTCACCCTCGACGAGCTCTGCACGTTCCTCGACCAACGCGGACTGATGAAGCAGAAGTGGCCCGAGCGGCTCGTCCTCGTCGACGAGTTCCCGCTGACGGGGCTGGGCAAGGTCGCCAAGTCCGAGCTGGCCCGGCAGATCGCAGGAGGAACCCGATGA